From a single Rosa rugosa chromosome 7, drRosRugo1.1, whole genome shotgun sequence genomic region:
- the LOC133722867 gene encoding E3 ubiquitin-protein ligase RGLG1-like, with amino-acid sequence MASSTDEMPAVGEILFPTSSPSPYPEPSESSGYSLLSSDSSEHSPPPSPSYIDALAAEIEAEQLNLSPDYSPSPAPYPSPPPYIEVEAPEIYEQAPAPEPSSVFGSGQSADTASGSPDMAPHPTVLPFDYRAEDGSAEFEGEDYSSERSKNRMTMVGFVIGAICLVALAGFLFNKKKKDNKPRSEDQYELTRREDV; translated from the coding sequence ATGGCCTCGTCGACAGACGAAATGCCTGCAGTTGGTGAGATTCTATTCCCTACTTCATCTCCATCTCCTTATCCAGAGCCTTCCGAAAGTAGCGGATATTCTTTGCTCTCTTCAGATTCATCAGAACATTCTCCTCCACCATCACCATCTTACATTGACGCCTTAGCCGCTGAAATTGAAGCAGAGCAGCTTAATCTCTCTCCAGACTACTCTCCTTCGCCAGCTCCTTACCCTTCTCCTCCTCCCTACATTGAAGTTGAGGCTCCTGAAATCTATGAGCAAGCTCCAGCACCTGAACCGTCTTCTGTTTTTGGGTCGGGTCAGTCAGCAGATACTGCGTCTGGTTCTCCAGACATGGCTCCTCATCCTACTGTATTGCCATTCGACTACAGAGCAGAGGATGGGAGTGCTGAATTTGAAGGTGAAGATTATAGTTCGGAACGAAGCAAGAATCGGATGACGATGGTCGGATTTGTGATTGGTGCTATTTGCTTGGTGGCATTGGCTGGTTTTTTGTttaataagaagaagaaagacaataagccaagatcagaGGACCAGTACGAATTGACCAGGAGGGAGGACGTCTGA
- the LOC133720382 gene encoding aquaporin PIP2-1-like, producing MGRDVEVGGFAAKDYHDPPPTPLIDPEEFGKWSFYRAIIAEFIATLLFLYITVLTVIGYKSQSDTLKGGDQCGGVGILGIAWAFGGMIFVLVYCTAGISGGHINPAVTFGLFLARKVSLPRAVLYIVAQSLGAICGCGLVKSFQSALYTNYGGGANGLADGYSKGTGLAAEIIGTFVLVYTVFSATDPKRNARDSHVPVLAPLPIGFAVFMVHLATIPITGTGINPARSFGAAVIYNNEKAWNDHWIFWVGPFIGAAIAALYHQMILRAGAAKASGSFRSSSNI from the exons ATGGGCCGCGATGTTGAAGTTGGAGGGTTTGCTGCCAAGGACTACCATGACCCACCGCCAACACCATTGATCGATCCGGAAGAGTTCGGAAAATGGTCCTTTTACAGAGCCATCATTGCAGAGTTCATCGCTACGCTTTTGTTCTTGTACATCACTGTGCTCACTGTGATTGGATACAAGAGCCAGAGTGACACTCTCAAAGGTGGAGACCAATGTGGTGGTGTTGGCATTCTTGGCATTGCTTGGGCCTTTGGTGGCATGATCTTTGTCCTTGTTTACTGCACTGCTGGAATCTCTG GAGGGCACATAAACCCTGCTGTGACATTTGGGCTGTTTTTGGCTAGGAAGGTGTCATTACCCAGAGCTGTATTGTATATTGTGGCTCAATCCTTGGGAGCAATATGTGGGTGTGGGCTTGTGAAATCATTCCAGAGTGCTTTGTACACCAACTATGGTGGTGGAGCTAATGGGCTAGCTGATGGGTACAGCAAAGGCACTGGATTGGCTGCTGAGATTATTGGCACCTTTGTTCTTGTCTACACTGTCTTCTCTGCCACTGATCCCAAGAGAAATGCAAGGGACTCCCATGTCCCA GTATTGGCACCACTACCAATTGGGTTTGCTGTGTTCATGGTTCACCTTGCCACAATCCCAATCACTGGCACAGGGATCAACCCGGCTCGAAGTTTCGGAGCTGCAGTGATATACAACAATGAGAAGGCTTGGAATGACCAT TGGATCTTCTGGGTTGGACCCTTCATTGGTGCAGCCATTGCCGCTTTGTATCACCAAATGATATTGAGAGCAGGAGCTGCTAAGGCTTCGGGTTCTTTTAGGAGCTCTTCCAACATATAA
- the LOC133720381 gene encoding aquaporin PIP2-1-like — protein MGKDIEVGGFAAKDYHDPPPTPLIDPEEFGKWSFYRAIIAEFVATLLFLYITVLTVIGYKSQSDTLKGGDQCGGVGILGIAWAFGGMIFVLVYCTAGISGGHINPAVTFGLFLARKVSLPRAILYIAAQSLGAICGCGLVKLFQSALYTNYGGGANGLADGYSKGTGLAAEIIGTFVLVYTVFSATDPKRNARDSHVPVLAPLPIGFAVFMVHLATIPITGTGINPARSLGAAVIYNNEKAWDDHWIFWVGPFIGAAIAALYHQYILRAGAAKALGSFRSSSNI, from the exons GGAAAATGGTCCTTTTACAGAGCCATCATTGCAGAGTTCGTCGCTACGCTTTTGTTCTTGTACATCACTGTGCTCACTGTGATTGGATACAAGAGCCAGAGTGACACTCTCAAAGGTGGAGACCAATGTGGTGGTGTTGGGATTCTTGGCATTGCTTGGGCCTTTGGTGGCATGATCTTTGTCCTAGTTTACTGCACTGCTGGAATCTCTG GAGGGCACATAAACCCAGCTGTGACATTTGGGCTGTTTTTGGCTAGGAAGGTGTCACTGCCCAGAGCTATATTGTATATTGCGGCTCAGTCCTTGGGAGCAATATGTGGGTGTGGGCTTGTCAAATTGTTCCAGAGTGCTTTATACACAAACTATGGTGGTGGAGCTAATGGGTTAGCAGATGGGTACAGTAAAGGCACCGGTTTGGCTGCTGAGATTATCGGTACCTTTGTTCTTGTCTACACCGTCTTCTCTGCCACTGATCCCAAGAGAAATGCAAGGGATTCCCATGTCCCA GTATTGGCACCACTTCCAATTGGGTTTGCTGTGTTCATGGTTCACCTTGCCACAATCCCAATCACTGGCACAGGGATCAACCCCGCTCGAAGTTTAGGGGCGGCAGTGATTTACAACAATGAGAAGGCTTGGGATGACCAT TGGATCTTCTGGGTTGGACCCTTCATTGGTGCAGCTATTGCAGCCTTGTATCACCAGTACATACTGAGAGCAGGAGCAGCTAAGGCTTTGGGTTCTTTCAGGAGCTCCTCCAACATATAA